The window CCTGTAGTGACTTCCATTGGTGCCTCTGAATACTCTTCTCGCAATTCACTCATAACTCTGGAATTAAGGAACTGTTTCTTTGACCTCTCTTTATTCTTCTTGTCACTACCAGCCCTGGATGTGCTCTCTTCAAAATGTACAGCTGCCAGTTTGGGAGGGACATATATATTAGTCTTACTAGAATCCTTCTTAACTTCATCATCTTCTAAGGCATCACTAGAATCATCCTCCTCATCATCAATCTTACTAACTAAATTAGCAGGAATAGCTCTAAATGACTGTGGGTCTTCTTCAGTGGTGGAACCTACTGCTGCAGTCTTGACAAGCTTATCAATTTggtattttaatttagaatCTACAGGACGAATCTTTTCAAGCACAGTTCGAATCTCAATGAGCCTATCAATCGATGGATCAGAGTCAATCTTTTCACCAGAGCATTTCCTTAATACAATGTATGTCAAGTTTATCAAGTAGCTGAGAAGCATTTGGTACTTCATTTCTAAGAAACTCAATCCTTTGTCAGT is drawn from Cydia fagiglandana chromosome 4, ilCydFagi1.1, whole genome shotgun sequence and contains these coding sequences:
- the LOC134663804 gene encoding neuroguidin; translation: MVQAAEETEQPDLPQAVNLLKEMNMNVQQVSQLVDNMLLRVKTGEITTDKGLSFLEMKYQMLLSYLINLTYIVLRKCSGEKIDSDPSIDRLIEIRTVLEKIRPVDSKLKYQIDKLVKTAAVGSTTEEDPQSFRAIPANLVSKIDDEEDDSSDALEDDEVKKDSSKTNIYVPPKLAAVHFEESTSRAGSDKKNKERSKKQFLNSRVMSELREEYSEAPMEVTTGNHVKHSISKQEQERIEYEENYLTRLPVSKAEKNRRKKLTTVGMLAEEITGTSSNRTSTKRKFKSKKGKSFKRKRTH